TCCACATCCGCTCTTGGAGGTCGAAACAGAGGATGCTCTCCCGCCCCGCATGGGCATGGCCACATGTCTGCGCCGCCAGGTACATCAGATCGACACACCATTCTTCTTCTCAAGACGAAGCAAACAGGTGCAAGCACGCCTGTGCTTGCAACAACACTTGTGCCAACAAATATGAATTGGTCATGCATAAAAGACAACACCAAAGATAAGATATACTGGAACAAACTCCAGACATAACTATAATAAACATCCAACGCCTTCATGCGTGGCAGTTTGGATTCAAAATCATGATAACAAACATTTAGTTTAGGAGCTTGCCACCATCTAATAAGCAAGAAACACTGGTTTTGGTTTGCATCAtgataataataaacatttagcttAGTTGCCACCATCTAATAAGCAAGAAACACTGGCTTTGGCTTTGGTTTGGAGATAGATACTGATTCGAAACTGCTGCTACATCAGATCAGTATGAATGCAGTTCAGACCTTCCCCTTGGTGAGAGATGCCTGCACTTGATCATATCCAGCCAACATAAAGGCTCCCGCGACACCTGACCGAAGAATGTTCGCACCAGCTCCCTTGTACAGCAACCTTGGGGTGGCACCCACATCAAGCAACACTTCAGAGAAGCTAAAGCCATTCATCATCATTCTCCTCCTAATTGTATCAATTGGGTATGTTGCAAAGGCCGACACGTTGGTAGTCACCCACGCTAATGCAAAACTGGCTAGGAAATCATCCTGCTGCAGACATATCAAAGAGAAAGAGAATTAATTCGGGCAAAGGTGATCATATTGACACTGTCAAGTTTTGACAAGCAATGACTACCTTGGTACTGCCAGTGAGAACAATAGACTTGAGGGCGCCATAAAGTCCAAAGTACAGGCCACGGTATATCCCTGCTCCATACGAGGAGACGAAATACCCCCTGTATAGATCCTCCACGTGTGGTCTGGGTCCCAATATACGACGATAAACATCCAGGTGACCATCAAATTCCCATTTGCCTTTGATCTTAAGATCATTGGCAAGCTTGGTCCTTGAGACCTCCAATGGATAAAACAACAGCAGCGACATGGCTCCTGCAATGCTCCCACACCCAGCATGCCAAAGGAACCGTCTGGAGTATCCATCCTGACTGTTAGGCGAGGCCCTGCCCCAAACAGCCGGAAGAACAACGGCGTTGCAGTAGTCATTCAGAGAGAAGACCAGGGACCATGTCAGAAAGAAAATAAAGCACCAATCAAGACATTGTAGCCAAATGCAAAATATTGAAACTTGGAGATTCAAATAGACGAACGAGGCTACAAATTCAGTACAAGTTCAGGGCTACCTGCTGAGGAAAATAACGTATCACATTAGAAAGATTTCCTCTCCAGAGGGACCGGAGACCTTCAGTCTTGACAAGGCGTTTGCAGCAGTCTGTAATCCCCTTGAATGGCTCAGGAAGAATACGAAGCCTCACAAGTTCCTCTTGGTATTGCAGCAGGAGCTTCACCCTTTCGAATGGAGCCGCAGCAGATGTTGGAAATAACCACGCTGTCTAAGTCCGGGTCGGACTAGAGTCAATCACGTGTACATGTAGGAGTCCTAGTCCTAGTTAGCTTTAGGCTGTTTGGTTTAGCTCCTATATATACTTGTACCCCTGTAAGGTTTTTTAACCTAGATCAAAAAGAAATAAAGTATTAGGTGCGACACACACCTATTGCTATCCATCAGCGTCTCGTATTTGTTTCGTGTGTGTGCGTGAGTTCCCGGCAAGATCAATCGATCATGTACGTCTAGCTAGCTTCCACAGATTCGATCCACCTGCCTGAGTGCCTACTTGGTTGCAACGTACGTGCGTGTGTTGGTCAAAAGTATCGACCGGCTAGAACACATCAAGCAGCCGGGTTGTGCACGTGTGTCACCTCGACGGAAAGTACTCGTCGACGTCGGGACCAGTGCCAACAATTGGTATCCTCGGAAAGCAATCGAAGGATCATGTCGACCACGGGCAAGGAGATTGTGACGGCGGCAGCGGGAGCACCGATGCCGATGGTGGGGGGATCACAATTCCCCCGTCTGGATCGAGAGGACTACGCACTATGGGCGATGAACATGGAGGTCGCGATGGAGGGAGCTGAGTTCTGGGAAGCCGTCGACCCGGGCGGCGCCGAGTACGCAAAGGGCGCGGCAAAGTACCGGAAGGATCGTCAGGCGTTAACAGCGATCTACTCCGCCATGCCGAAGGATGTGCTGCAACACCTCGTCGGAAAGAACTCGGCGAAGGAGGCATGGGAGACCATCAAGATCCTGCACCAGGGTCATGACCGTGTCAAGGAAGCACACCTTCAATCCCTGATGAGAAGCTACGAGTGCCTGAAGATGGATGAAAGTGAGACGGTTGATCAGTTTGCCGCCCGTCTCAAGACCCTCGTCAACGGCATACGCAGCTATGGTTCAACCCTAGAAGAAGTTGCGATCGTCCGACGATTTTTGCGCGCCGCGCCGGCACGCTACATTCAGATTGTCACGTCGATCGAGCAATGTCTCGACCTGAAGACTCTCACGGTTGAGGATCTCGTCGGAAGGTTCAAGGCCCACGACGAGAGAATTCGTCTCAGTTTCGGCGACACGGAGGCGAGTGAGCACCTCATGCTTACAAAGGCGCAATGGATCGCCCTGTCGAAAGAAAAGCAAGGCGGATCTACGAGCAGCGGCAAGAAGAAGGGGAAGGGGAAGCAGCGCTCGGCGAGAAAGAACTTCGCTGActcggacgacgaggatgcgcctgCACCACCGAGGAGGAAGTTTGACATCAGAAAAGTGAGGTGTCATAAGTGTGGCCTCCTCGATCACTTCAAGGCTAACTGCGAAGAAGCACCGAAGCAACGGGCGCTTATGGCCGAGGAAGGAGACGATGGGGATATGATGCTAATGTGCGAGCTAGTGGACGAAGAGGATCCAGATGATCTTGGTCAGCCGGACACGGGTCCGGTGAGTGCATCTGCGTCAGTAAACCCAGGCGAAGTTATGGCGCCAGAAGACCATGACCCAGGGCGTGATAGTGTGATTACGTCAGTAAACCCAGGCGAAGTCGTGGCGCCCGAAGACCATGACGTAAGGCGTGACGATGTGATCGCGCTCGAGAACGGCGAAGACGTGGCGCCAGAAGTCCATGACACAAGGCGTGACTGTGTGTTCGCGCTAGATTCAGGCGATGACATGATGCCAGAAGTCCATGACACGAGGCATGATTATGTGGTCACGCTGAAATCAGGCGAAGACGTGGCGCCAGAAGTCCACAACACCATGTGTGACGGTGTGGTCACGCAAGAAAACAACAAAGACGTGTTGCCAGAACAACCGGAAACTTCGGCAACACGGAGCGATGCTCCAGACGATGGCGCGCGGCGAGACGCGTCAGGGACCTCACCTGGATCAGCTGGCGTCCCAGGAACAGGAGTTGCAGCCTCTCCTCGAAGCACAAGGAGCAGCGCAAGGAGCGCGTCTAGTGCTGGCGCTACAAGCGACACGCATGGCCTACGAGGCATGCACGCTGTGCCGTGCAGCTCAGCCAGCTGCACTGGAGGCAGTGGCCCCGCGGACGGGCCGAAAGCTGGGCGTGGCCCAGCACCAAGCTCCCAGCCGGGGAGCCCAGCAGGCAGGCCGGCTACTGGCAGGCCAGAACAGCCAGAAGGCCCAGCCGTGGCTCAACTTTCAGTAGAACACGTGGCTGGAGGACCAGAAGGGCATGCACGTGAAGCATCTCTAGTGTTTTTGGCTGGTTCAACTTGTGAAAGTGCAGCTAATTTGGAAGGTACCAAATTGCTAGAAAATGGAACTTTGGCAAGTTCAGAAGCAAGCGTGTTTTCTCCGGTAGCACGAGAACGACGCGTGTTGGATCTCTCTCCAAAGGAAGCGCTTCAAATAAATTCGGTGACGATGAAGAGTAAAGGGCAACGATGTTTGCACATCGGGGAACCGGAAAATTTTGAAGACGCAAAGACGGAAGAGTGTTGGCGTCGTGCTATGAATGAAGAGTTGTGGTCGATCCGAGACAACAATACATGGGAGCTCGCGGATCTTTCCAACGGTCAGAATGCCATAGAGCTCAAGTGGGTGTACAAAGTCAAGAAAGATGCCGAAAGGAACTTGATGAAGCATAAAGCAAGGCTTGTAGCTAAAGCATGCATGCAAAAGCAAGATGTGGACTTCGAAGAAGTGTTCGCTCCAGTTGCAAGGATGGACACGGTGAGGCTACTTATAGCTCTCGCGGCTCAAGAATCTTGGAGGCTACATCACATGGATGTGAACTCCGCGTTGTTGACTGGGGAgttagaagaagagttgtatgtgaagCAACCACCGGGGTAcatccaagaaggagaggaacacaAGGTATTGAAGCTACAGAAGGCGTTGTATGGGCTACGACAAGCTCCTAGGGCATGGAATATGAAGCTTGACCGTACATTGATTTCTCTTGGTTTGAGAAAGCCCCACTAGAGCATGCATTGTACAAGCGAGGTGAAGGAAGTGATCGTCTACTAGTGGGCATCTATGTGGATGATCTATTGATAACTGGAGCAGACGATGAGGTGATTGCAAACTTCAAGCTACAAATGGAGGAGCTATTCAAGATGACTGATCTAGGGCTCTTGAGTTACTACCTCGGGATCGAGGTACAGCAAAAGCCGGAGGGGATCATAATATGCCAGGAGGCATATGCAAAGAAGGTACTTGAAAGCTgtggcatgaaagattgcaatccacCTCGTCACAGACTAAGCAAGAAGAGTGAAGCACCCGCGGTTGATGCAACGGAGTATAGAAGTGTGGTCCGAAAGTTGAGGTATCTCACGAATACAAGACCGGACTTGGCCTATTCCGTTGGCATAGTGAGTCGCTTCATGGAAGCACCCATGACGGAGCATTGGGCAGCGGTGGAAAATATACTCAGGTACATCAAAGGGACAACAAATTTCGGTTGTGTCTActtgagaaagaagaagaaggagatggtggagctACTTGGCTACAGTGATAGCGACATGGCAGGAGATGTGGACGACCGTAAAAGTACCTCGGGTGTGGCATATTTTTTGGGAGGAAGCATAGTGAGTTGGCTGTCACAAAAGCAGAAGGTGGTCGCATTATCATCTCGTGAAGCAGAGTATATTGCAGCTGCAACCGCGGTGTGTCAAGGTGTGTGCCTTGGAAGGCTACTCGGTGACCTCACAGGTAAGGAACCGGAAGGAGTGGTGTTCAATATTGATGACGTGTCTACAATCTCTCTATGGAAGAATCCAGTGCATCATGGTAGATGCAAGGACATCGATATGAGACATCACTACCTAAGGGAGTGTGTGGAAGAAAGCAAGATCGACATCAACTACATTTGCACCGATGACCAGCTTGCAGATATCCTAACCAGATCTTTGGGACGACAGAAGTTCGTGAAGATGCGGCGAAGGATCGGCGTCCAAGCTGTGAAGTGAGGACATCGTGTTTAGGGGGGTGATTGTTGGAAATAACCACGCTGTCTAAGTCCGGGTCGGACTAGAGTCAATCACGTGTACATGTAGGAGTCCTAGTCCTAGTTAGCTTTAGGCTGTTTGGTTTAGCTCCTATATATACTTGTACCCCTGGAAGGTTTTTTGAACTCAGAAAAAAGCAATACAAAGCATAGGTGCGACACGCACCTATTAGCCATCAAATATCTTGTGTTTCGCCGAGTTGTGCTAGTTTAGATCAATTAAGTATCCAGCCGTTGCTACGTACTAAGCTAGCTAGCTTCAACATCCATCAGCTAGTTTTGTACGGGCACGTTGCCTCAGGAAGAATCAATCAAGCGTGGTTTCGTACGTACGTGTTCGGTCGACGGAAAGTACTCGTCAAGGAGCCGTCGTGCAACGTTTGATCGGGCCTGTGCCAACAGCAGACTTTGATATCACTGAAACGCCTCCCGCAAGAAAGAATTTCTCAAGAACACCTGGCTGGTTATGCCTCTCTGCCATGACACAAGCTGAAAGTTCTAAAGGTTACTGTTGGAACGCATAACATTATCATAACTAAATGAATAAGTTTATTGTGCCTCTCTGCCATGAAAAGCTGAAAGTTCTAAAGGTTACTGTTGGAACGCATAACATTATCATAACTAAATGAGTAAGTTTATTGTGTAATAACTAATAAGCGAGCACAACCTGGACTACAACAAGGAAACCTTTTGGCCAATAACATGAAATCCAGAAACAAACACACACAAGGAAACCATTTTTTTTTATTTACTGAGATTATAAGTAAACCTAGCAACACTCTAGAAACCACTATCGGCATACAAATCTACAGACCGATCACAGCAGGGAAATTTAATCCATAAATAAACGCACAGAGGGCAACCATTTTCTCATTCGCCCAATAGATATAGAGATGATGAATAGACCTAGCAAGACTCTAGTAACCTCAATCGACATAGAAATCTACAGACCGAGTACAACAAGGAATTGATTTTTGGCCAATAACATCAAATCCAGACATAAACGCAGAGGGAAACCTTTTTTTTTATTTACTCCATGGAAACAAAGATGATAAGCAGACGGTGGACCGGTTTGAGAAACCACAGTCCACATAGTAATCGATAGACCAAAAAAATTTAGTCATAAGTAAATCGATAGACAAACAAGGAAGGCCTACCAACTTTATTCTTAGTTAGAATCTTAGCTGGTTAATTATTGTTAATGATTATCTTAAGCAAACTAAGCACTGACTGGTAAGACTTTTCGGAAGGGGCAAACTACATCCTTCTGAGTATGGAAAGAAACAAGATACTCCAGTGAGGGACTCAGTAAACtcgttttttttttcgaaaagggggatcgccccggcctctgcatcagagtgatgcatgcggccatcttattaacaaaataaaaggttccaacaaggttccaaagtctccgactgaaaagtattaaaaagacagctcacacagagctaaagaGGCTAGAAACATAGACTAGCCAAgataagacgccacaaccggctggctaaagatagataggtaaactaattgcctatcctattacatgaccgccatccaaaccggttgaagatatcccgagctaccatctcccagcggatagatccagtaaccaaatgctccctggcctccatcggagtgagtagcgaccatgaacggatcacggccgtggctcggaaaataaaCTCGTACGTAAGTGAATCTTTACATAGGGGAAATAACCAGGCATGCAAATTTGACAACAACAATCACATAAGAGAAAAGA
This DNA window, taken from Triticum aestivum cultivar Chinese Spring chromosome 1D, IWGSC CS RefSeq v2.1, whole genome shotgun sequence, encodes the following:
- the LOC123160069 gene encoding ADP,ATP carrier protein, mitochondrial-like; amino-acid sequence: MDSNRASPNSQDGYSRRFLWHAGCGSIAGAMSLLLFYPLEVSRTKLANDLKIKGKWEFDGHLDVYRRILGPRPHVEDLYRGYFVSSYGAGIYRGLYFGLYGALKSIVLTGSTKDDFLASFALAWVTTNVSAFATYPIDTIRRRMMMNGFSFSEVLLDVGATPRLLYKGAGANILRSGVAGAFMLAGYDQVQASLTKGKV